CGCTGTGTTTCCCAAGAAGTCTTGGAGCAAATGATCGGTCGCAATCATGCTAGGCGTTAGAGGGGAGTGGGGGAGGCAGGGGGAGCAGGGGAAAAGGTTAAAGGGAAAAGGGAAAAGGAATAAATTTAATCTTTCNCCCTTTTCCCCTTACCCCTTTCCCTTTCCCCATTCCCAATGCCCAATGCCCCATGCCCCATTAAGGAATGTTGCTTTGTTTCTCATAAATGAGACGTGCGCGATCGCCATAACTTATTTTCATGCAAGGGTTAACAAATCATGCTCCATGTATAAGCCTTTCCTGGAATTTTTAGAAAAAGAGCTATTTCAGCGGTTTGATTTACAAAGTAGGGTTATTCCCCCTGGTTTGGAATTCAAAGTTAGCGATCGCGGCAGAAACCCAGCAACTATTCGCAGTTGGTGTCACCAATGTCAAGAGTTGCGGAAAATTCGTTATACCTACATTGATGCTGGGGAAAGCGCTCAAATTTTTAACAGCGTGATTTATCCCAGTCATCACTACGATTTACCTCTGTTAGGGATTGATTTTTTATCCTTTGGGAAAGTCAAAAACCTGATTGTGCTTGATTTTCAGCCTTTATTTCAGGATGAAGACTATCAAAAAAAATATATATTTCCGCTAAAATCTCTCCACGATAAATACCCGGATTTGGCGCAAAACTTAGAAATGAAGTTTTACGATGCCAACCAGTATTTTTCTAAATACCTATTGTTTGCCAAAACCGACCCGGAAACAGTGGCAACACGAGTCTTTGAAGCTTTTCAGGATTATTTAAACTTGTATTGGCAAATGTTAGCAGATGCCAAACCGCTCCCAGACCCTGAAGATATC
This portion of the Nostoc sp. GT001 genome encodes:
- a CDS encoding 15,16-dihydrobiliverdin:ferredoxin oxidoreductase — its product is MYKPFLEFLEKELFQRFDLQSRVIPPGLEFKVSDRGRNPATIRSWCHQCQELRKIRYTYIDAGESAQIFNSVIYPSHHYDLPLLGIDFLSFGKVKNLIVLDFQPLFQDEDYQKKYIFPLKSLHDKYPDLAQNLEMKFYDANQYFSKYLLFAKTDPETVATRVFEAFQDYLNLYWQMLADAKPLPDPEDIQRIVKAQKDYDQYSADRDPASGLFSSYFGHEWAERFLHEFLFEDAVPLAVGARQKMRAEGRRQIAFSVSPSPKGRG